One region of Wyeomyia smithii strain HCP4-BCI-WySm-NY-G18 chromosome 3, ASM2978416v1, whole genome shotgun sequence genomic DNA includes:
- the LOC129726513 gene encoding mucin-5AC-like, with protein sequence MDYIGYTMNICLILFMISVTGSHCQYYSNRDIILTPHQLKTYPGKILYYRPTEFATGPGVLDNVVPAQQGGAISTTAVPWEEVLKETVFLALNDNKTSAQSTDGNSMTTNQPLYITRQQKAIYAAPYIGMVDLSVPRFGDIVELAHGRLEKENDDAYYFVQDDSANPHANGRNVSAYWKVERIRHRDEQRGHRYELKFTVAPIKDYLLDENAIVNRSFVVRDEDYPRYFGFVSPNSIPMTKKSDQFMDRAVFDPVMPYHPAYSNRLYRPTQATMTLGEYLIQSLFSSGDNAPKLSKFAQKSFRSFNRVKFPDSAVFDSRTSPKYYHHIHFQRPSIAPLAPTLPPSPPLIKDLHIPASSNIQQDQAQLVDFRGTTESLDIKQSTESNFVTKPPVQQPQVIMQNARYPSPMLAIQPYAHHHHLQQPIAQQTQQQQQQFLPQQQQPQQQPLIAQPFPPNMNTNANFNQLQNNPPPALQPLPPNLVQSIPIYNPQSGVMLNHIPISPNHMIQMPQAPIAIPVHVQLLPQQGQVYTPQQDGQHAVPIRIMQPAPVQIYSPVNPFLAPQHYPAFMVPRYHNQTTHFPHHTPNSIPTTLKYSTPNVAYQPYKYTPQPSTSPVGSPTAAQHRYSPQPTVQSSTVGQREKFTPSAFQPVTNSTASPYNYNPDADTAGSSPIDSASPKFQSFGIENAVTPKTTTVLPVATASDSSFTPSIGHTSSVHSGFFSNFLEDKGSTGESGKLFSDPDPLYHKTAGTTTPISITSPSPSASSTSYSSFSSSSSASSSSSSSGTYTNTAGPSFTPKFTSQHPYKPSATSVPQQIETPISSTLKSYHYLNHDSFDFVPSRVVELAHVKKIPKKQGSKRKNPANLHQVTVTSHKPLKFSESPDHASTNRPEAQLSVQLPPPDKEYTTYYGTLKQSHKVQKPKNYVTQPYISSSTTPFPTSLTTPASSISTSTTPSPASVSATTSSLPTSLVSEKPFTHYQPYFKNKNEKSDDIITTMRPRLVIKTIYKPYPSSSSTINSLGAGVSTEKPILKWVPKRLRNKTNSTSTERSSSSSSSASIEQLSASAEHSTTIDASTSKQAQTSTTAAGISRPSLENQVNRLRASRGRSRYTHRRFTTPGTPTASQNAVKVKRIRTTPSTTTTSTTAPTIASTVKPISGVTSSIFDSSRLESPQQPPVTTESSHKEDSGVAVPLVSENSSKEKSKRDAETEENEVLVAEPLVSKLAITTGPAADYDMIQADIKPVETNATNILLFTASDASVGPSSSSSRSFQSPSFDDLTMSIINHARALANQTQKPADADANAEQTSQTEEIQHKAPEITETTVPMTTVTSTSAPSVESTAHDGSSEAQTEPTDATAATVVDQTESDSDSDSGSETTVSVDV encoded by the exons ATGGATTACATCGGATATACAATGAACATTTGTTTAATTCTTTTCATG ATTTCCGTCACCGGCAGCCACTGCCAGTACTACAGCAACCGTGATATCATTCTGACACCACACCAGCTTAAAACCTACCCGGGCAAGATTTTGTACTACCGACCCACCGAGTTTGCCACCGGTCCGGGGGTCCTGGACAATGTCGTTCCTGCACAGCAGGGAGGAGCCATCAGTACGACGGCGGTACCCTGGGAGGAGGTACTGAAGGAAACGGTTTTCCTAGCACTGAACGATAATAAAACTAG TGCCCAGTCAACCGATGGGAATAGCATGACCACCAATCAGCCACTGTATATTACGCGGCAGCAGAAGGCCATCTATGCGGCACCGTATATCGGTATGGTGGACTTGAGTGTGCCCCGCTTCGGCGATATTGTGGAGTTGGCCCATGGGCGGTTGGAAAAGGAGAACGATGATGCGTACTACTTTGTCCAAGATGATTCCGCTAATCCGCACGCGAATGGGCGCAATGTGAGTGCCTACTGGAAGGTGGAACGCATACGACATCGGGACGAACAGCGTGGCCATCGGTACGAATTGAAGTTTACCGTTGCACCCATCAAGGATTACTTGCTCGACGAGAATGCCATCGTAAACAGAAGTTTCGTTGTTCGTGATGAGGATTATCCGCGTTATTTCGGATTTGTGTCCCCGAATTCGATTCCGATGACGAAGAAGAGCGATCAGTTTATGGATCGAGCTGTGTTTGATCCGGTCATGCCGTATCATCCGGCATACAGCAACAGATTATACCGTCCAACGCAGGCCACAATGACCCTTGGCGAGTATCTGATTCAGTCGCTTTTCTCCAGTGGTGACAATGCACCGAAGCTAAGTAAATTCGCCCAAAAATCGTTCCGTTCGTTCAACAGAGTTAAGTTCCCGGACAGTGCCGTCTTCGACAGCCGAACATCTCCCAAGTATTATCACCACATCCACTTCCAGAGACCGTCGATTGCTCCCCTAGCGCCGACTCTTCCACCGAGTCCACCGTTGATCAAGGACCTTCACATCCCAGCTTCAAGTAATATCCAACAAGATCAAGCACAACTGGTAGATTTCCGAGGAACTACCGAAAGTCTGGATATTAAACAAAGCACTGAAAGCAATTTTGTAACCAAACCGCCCGTCCAGCAACCTCAAGTGATAATGCAAAATGCAAGATATCCTTCGCCCATGCTGGCTATACAACCGTACGCTCATCATCACCATTTACAACAACCTATTGCTCAACAGActcagcaacaacagcagcagtttCTACCACAACAACAGCAACCACAACAACAACCATTGATAGCACAACCATTCCCACCAAACATGAACACGAACGCCAATTTCAATCAATTGCAAAATAATCCCCCTCCCGCACTGCAACCACTCCCACCGAATCTAGTTCAATCGATCCCAATCTACAACCCTCAGAGTGGAGTCATGCTAAACCATATTCCCATCTCCCCGAACCACATGATCCAAATGCCACAAGCTCCAATCGCAATCCCAGTGCACGTCCAGTTACTGCCACAGCAAGGACAAGTTTATACCCCTCAACAAGACGGACAGCACGCCGTTCCCATTCGCATCATGCAACCGGCTCCCGTTCAGATCTACTCGCCAGTCAATCCTTTCCTTGCTCCTCAGCACTACCCTGCCTTCATGGTGCCCAGATATCACAACCAGACAACGCACTTCCCGCACCACACGCCCAACAGTATTCCGACAACACTGAAATACAGCACACCTAACGTGGCCTACCAGCCTTATAAGTACACTCCTCAGCCATCCACTAGTCCAGTCGGTAGCCCAACCGCCGCCCAGCATCGCTATTCACCACAGCCAACGGTTCAATCCTCAACGGTTGGTCAGCGGGAAAAGTTCACCCCGTCAGCTTTTCAACCCGTCACGAACAGCACCGCTTCGCCGTATAATTATAACCCGGACGCCGACACCGCCGGAAGCTCACCGATCGATTCTGCTTCGCCCAAATTTCAATCATTTGGGATAGAAAACGCAGTCACACCGAAAACCACAACCGTACTCCCAGTCGCCACAGCTAGCGACAGCTCGTTCACACCCTCGATCGGTCACACATCCTCGGTTCACAGTGGCTTCTTTAGCAACTTCCTCGAAGACAAGGGGAGCACCGGGGAGAGTGGCAAACTGTTCTCGGACCCAGATCCACTGTACCACAAAACCGCAGGAACCACAACGCCAATTTCCATAACAAGTCCTAGTCCGTCCGCGTCCTCCACCTCCTACTCATCCTTCTCTTCCTCTTCATCCGCttcctcatcctcatcctccTCAGGAACATACACAAACACCGCAGGTCCCAGCTTTACGCCCAAATTCACCTCACAACACCCCTATAAACCCTCAGCAACGAGTGTTCCTCAACAGATAGAAACGCCAATCTCGTCAACGCTCAAGAGTTATCACTATCTGAACCACGACAGTTTCGATTTCGTACCATCCCGAGTAGTTGAACTGGCTCACGTCAAAAAGATCCCCAAGAAACAAGGTTCCAAACGAAAGAACCCTGCCAACCTTCACCAAGTGACGGTGACCAGCCATAAACCGTTAAAATTCAGTGAATCGCCCGACCACGCCTCTACTAATCGCCCAGAAGCACAGCTGAGCGTTCAGCTACCTCCGCCGGACAAAGAATACACCACCTACTACGGAACCCTCAAGCAAAGCCATAAGGTACAAAAGCCTAAAAACTATGTCACTCAACCCTACATCAGTTCCTCAACAACGCCGTTCCCCACATCACTGACCACGCCGGCATCTTCGATAAGCACTAGCACAACACCGAGTCCAGCGTCTGTCTCCGCTACCACCAGCAGCCTGCCGACATCATTAGTTTCTGAGAAACCATTCACTCACTACCAGCCGTACTTTAAAAACAAGAACGAGAAATCCGACGATATCATAACCACCATGCGACCCCGTCTAGTCATCAAAACCATCTACAAGCCCTACCCGAGCTCATCGTCCACCATTAACTCACTAGGTGCGGGTGTTTCTACCGAGAAACCAATCCTCAAGTGGGTCCCCAAGCGGCTACGAAACAAGACCAACAGCACCAGCACAGAACGTTCCAGTTCTAGCTCGTCTTCGGCAAGCATCGAGCAACTGTCTGCTTCCGCAGAGCACTCAACTACCATAGATGCATCCACCAGCAAACAAGCGCAAACATCCACCACCGCAGCAGGTATCTCCCGACCAAGCCTCGAAAACCAGGTAAACCGACTGCGAGCTTCCCGTGGCCGTTCCCGGTACACCCATCGTCGTTTCACCACTCCAGGAACACCAACGGCATCTCAAAACGCAGTTAAGGTCAAAAGAATTCGAACGACTCCATCGACTACCACCACCAGCACTACGGCCCCTACCATAGCATCCACGGTCAAACCAATCTCCGGTGTAACCTCATCGATCTTCGACAGCAGCCGACTGGAAAGTCCCCAACAACCTCCGGTCACCACCGAAAGTAGCCACAAGGAAGACAGTGGTGTCGCAGTTCCCCTCGTCAGCGAAAACAGCAGTAAAGAGAAATCGAAACGAGACGCGGAAACCGAAGAAAACGAAGTACTGGTTGCCGAACCGCTAGTCTCCAAACTGGCAATAACAACCGGCCCCGCGGCTGATTACGACATGATTCAGGCAGACATTAAACCCGTTGAAACCAACGCCACCAACATCCTGTTGTTCACAGCTAGTGATGCCAGCGTAGGTCCCTCCTCATCATCATCCCGATCCTTCCAATCCCCATCGTTTGACGATTTGACAATGTCCATCATCAACCATGCTCGAGCTTTGGCCAATCAAACGCAAAAGCCGGCGGACGCGGATGCAAATGCGGAGCAGACATCTCAAACCGAAGAAATTCAACACAAGGCACCCGAGATAACGGAGACCACGGTGCCGATGACCACGGTGACCAGCACCAGCGCGCCGTCAGTGGAAAGCACAGCGCACGACGGCAGCAGTGAGGCGCAGACGGAACCAACCGACGCTACCGCAGCGACTGTCGTCGACCAGACCGAGTCCGACAGCGACAGCGATAGCGGGAGCGAAACGACTGTTAGTGTAGACGTTTAG